TATCTGCGCCCGGATGGCAAGAGCCAAGTGACGGTGGTTTATGAAGACGGCAAGCCCGTCGGCATCGACACGATTTTGATCTCCACCCAGCACGATGCTGAAGTCGGTGGCACCACCGACGAAGCTGCCGTTCATGCCCAGATCAAAAGGGATCTCTGGCCGACAGTCATCGAGCCGGTGTTTAGCGACCTCGCTATTAAACCCGGCGACACCACCAGGTACCTAGTCAATCCAACGGGTAAGTTTGTCGTCGGCGGCCCTCAGGGCGATTCGGGTCTGACCGGACGCAAGATCATCGTCGATACCTACGGCGGCTATTCCCGTCACGGCGGCGGTGCCTTCTCGGGCAAGGACCCAACGAAAGTCGATCGCAGTGCGGCTTACGCAGCGCGCTATGCGGCGAAGAACATCGTCGCGGCCGGCTTGGCCGACAAGTGCGAGGTACAGCTGAGCTACGCGATAGGCGTGGCGCGCCCGGTCAGCATCCTTGTGGAAACCTTCGGGACCGGCAAGGTGGATGAAGAGCGCTTGTTGGAGCTCGTGCGCGACCACTTCGAGCTGCGTCCGGCAGGTATCATCCAAGCCTTCAACCTGCGCGGGTTGCCCGGTGAGCGAGGCGGTCGCTT
The window above is part of the Rubidibacter lacunae KORDI 51-2 genome. Proteins encoded here:
- the metK gene encoding methionine adenosyltransferase, with the protein product MSRRYLFSSESVTEGHPDKICDQISDTILDALLAGDPSSRVAAEVVVNTGLVLVTGEITSQAAIHYANLVREKIAEIGYTDADNGFSADSCSVMIAIDEQSPDISQGVSAARESRLSKSDDELDRIGAGDQGLMFGFACNETPELMPLPISLAHRITRRLALVRKSGELGYLRPDGKSQVTVVYEDGKPVGIDTILISTQHDAEVGGTTDEAAVHAQIKRDLWPTVIEPVFSDLAIKPGDTTRYLVNPTGKFVVGGPQGDSGLTGRKIIVDTYGGYSRHGGGAFSGKDPTKVDRSAAYAARYAAKNIVAAGLADKCEVQLSYAIGVARPVSILVETFGTGKVDEERLLELVRDHFELRPAGIIQAFNLRGLPGERGGRFFQDTAAYGHFGRPDLDLPWERTDKAALLKESLAVNA